The Lacrimispora xylanolytica genome has a segment encoding these proteins:
- a CDS encoding DUF5677 domain-containing protein: MKNIEEKERLKKIEYLYTRVYKIINRLILYSKRFCENLATPDGLIEYLNCLDRGRGSRASKYTYIYEFDYFVMTKSTKTLKAIRKLLNNNNLPMNEDVLILVRSLLENYIMSQYIRTSIRSKDVEKMEKAIVDFIMNPYEMAMGHAKKGKLKGKYVIINDKDEFLGQLVSGPSKYVGESEQTYFRPLYDFLCKYSHCSFDIMYCYFESENMSFSTEKVNGPFWALICTLFVFTKLYENIVLAKGEDIENIKGHFDVFYDSLELQLEMLKEHIEIFKEGYRDIDREFLSLIIEKGAKDNFAHERIALAKAMEEDIKYGTTSDISKCYDEKKCKFIRNYKHK; the protein is encoded by the coding sequence TTGAAAAATATTGAAGAGAAAGAACGTTTAAAAAAAATAGAGTATCTCTACACAAGAGTATATAAAATAATTAATAGATTAATACTATATTCGAAACGATTTTGTGAAAACCTAGCCACCCCGGATGGTCTGATTGAATATTTGAATTGTTTGGATAGAGGGCGGGGAAGTCGTGCATCAAAGTATACATACATATATGAATTTGATTATTTTGTAATGACTAAAAGTACAAAAACCTTAAAGGCAATTAGGAAACTGTTAAATAATAATAATTTACCTATGAATGAAGATGTTCTTATTTTGGTAAGGAGTCTTTTGGAAAATTATATAATGAGTCAATATATCCGTACATCAATCCGCTCAAAAGATGTTGAAAAAATGGAGAAAGCAATTGTAGATTTCATTATGAACCCATATGAAATGGCGATGGGGCATGCTAAAAAAGGCAAGCTAAAAGGTAAGTATGTAATTATAAATGATAAAGATGAATTTTTGGGGCAATTAGTATCAGGCCCTTCCAAATATGTTGGCGAAAGCGAACAGACATACTTTAGGCCATTGTATGATTTTTTATGTAAGTACAGTCATTGTAGCTTTGATATTATGTATTGTTATTTCGAGAGTGAAAACATGAGTTTTTCTACTGAAAAAGTGAATGGGCCTTTTTGGGCATTAATATGTACTTTATTTGTTTTTACAAAATTATATGAAAATATAGTACTGGCAAAGGGGGAGGACATTGAAAATATAAAGGGTCATTTTGATGTATTTTATGATTCTTTGGAATTACAATTAGAGATGTTAAAAGAGCATATTGAAATTTTTAAAGAAGGGTATAGAGATATTGATAGAGAATTTCTTTCTTTAATTATTGAAAAAGGCGCGAAAGATAATTTTGCTCATGAAAGAATTGCCTTAGCAAAGGCTATGGAAGAAGATATTAAGTATGGAACAACAAGCGATATTTCTAAATGTTATGACGAGAAAAAATGTAAGTTCATTAGAAATTATAAACATAAATAA
- a CDS encoding HPr family phosphocarrier protein, with product MIKRVVKIPSISAVQEFNRICSHFNCDMDLSQGKYTVDAKSIMGIFSLNLEETLVLVANTEDEELVDEKFSKYIID from the coding sequence TTGATAAAAAGAGTAGTAAAGATACCGAGTATTAGTGCAGTTCAGGAATTTAACCGCATTTGCAGCCACTTTAATTGTGATATGGATTTATCACAAGGAAAATATACTGTTGATGCAAAGTCTATCATGGGAATATTCAGCCTGAATTTGGAAGAAACACTTGTATTAGTCGCCAATACGGAGGATGAAGAGTTAGTGGATGAGAAATTCTCCAAATATATAATAGATTGA
- a CDS encoding AraC family transcriptional regulator — translation MKIIKDKFKNFMLSYTQDELFYRRLYEEEHLHPETFSQYVDSLDRNFIEQHQLYVPCLHETWFPYISENEFFKTQFQNIYIAKHNRYSPEYLHQHEFYEFFYVYTGSCINTIQGKEQICQTGDLCIIPPNTRHSIAVFDDSVIINVMIKSSTFHATFFELFTNNNVLSNFFSHTLYEKTENNYLLFHTQSDIVIRSLIEDIYIEYYGHKKYSNSLLDSYLLTFWVLLLRHHENHLESLLNTTHQNLALLDILNYFQANFMDITLTSAAAHFGFSVPHFSKLVKDNTGKTFIQLIRNIRLEKACRALKTTNLSISSICEIIGYLNPEHFNRIFKETYHMTPSEYRRNHTN, via the coding sequence ATGAAAATAATCAAAGACAAATTTAAAAATTTCATGCTTTCTTATACACAGGATGAACTTTTTTATCGCCGCCTTTACGAAGAAGAACACTTACATCCGGAAACATTCTCTCAATATGTTGATTCCTTGGATCGGAATTTTATTGAACAGCATCAACTCTATGTCCCCTGCCTTCACGAAACATGGTTTCCTTATATATCCGAAAATGAATTCTTTAAAACTCAATTTCAAAACATTTACATTGCAAAGCACAATCGTTATTCACCAGAATATCTTCACCAACATGAGTTCTATGAATTTTTTTATGTCTATACTGGCTCTTGTATCAATACAATTCAGGGTAAAGAGCAAATCTGCCAGACCGGAGATTTGTGTATTATTCCCCCTAATACGAGACATAGCATTGCCGTATTTGATGACAGTGTCATAATCAATGTCATGATTAAGTCCAGTACCTTCCATGCGACTTTTTTTGAATTGTTTACGAATAATAACGTTTTATCTAATTTTTTCTCCCATACTTTATATGAAAAAACGGAAAACAATTATCTACTGTTCCACACCCAGTCAGATATTGTTATCCGTTCTCTTATTGAAGATATTTATATCGAATATTACGGTCATAAAAAATATTCGAATTCTCTGCTTGACAGTTACCTCTTAACCTTTTGGGTATTACTTCTGCGGCATCATGAAAACCACCTGGAAAGTTTACTTAACACAACTCACCAAAATCTGGCACTACTTGATATCTTAAATTACTTCCAGGCGAACTTTATGGATATCACCCTTACCTCTGCTGCTGCGCATTTTGGATTTTCTGTTCCTCATTTCAGCAAACTCGTCAAAGATAATACAGGTAAGACCTTTATACAGCTTATCCGGAATATACGGTTGGAAAAAGCATGCCGTGCCCTTAAAACAACGAATTTAAGTATTTCTTCTATTTGTGAAATTATCGGTTATTTAAATCCCGAGCATTTTAATCGTATTTTCAAAGAAACTTATCATATGACTCCGAGTGAATATCGTAGGAACCATACAAATTAG
- a CDS encoding DUF2087 domain-containing protein — protein sequence MRDHDERKSLWQVTQDELTNGFYENDNFVYCLICNETFTKGEIFQHNNHFYDAYKMMKIHNEEKHGSMLDYLLNMNPNFLGISSTQQSILKLMAEGKSDKEISEVKGISCSTVRNHRYKLHEYEKQAKLFLAAMDLFKKKEDFMKSEEPSSQFYDAHKTATMIDDRYNVTVEEKKKMIARYIDQNGCIKQFPAKEKGKIVILREIASNFSPGIHYSEIEVNNVLKKIYSDFPYIRRLLIEYGFLERTDSCSEYWIKE from the coding sequence ATGAGAGACCACGATGAAAGAAAGTCGTTATGGCAAGTGACACAAGATGAGTTAACAAACGGCTTTTACGAAAATGATAATTTTGTATATTGTCTGATATGCAATGAAACCTTTACGAAAGGAGAGATATTTCAGCATAATAATCATTTCTATGATGCGTATAAAATGATGAAAATTCATAATGAGGAAAAGCATGGCTCCATGTTAGATTATTTACTGAATATGAATCCGAATTTTTTAGGGATTTCATCTACACAGCAATCTATACTAAAATTAATGGCAGAGGGGAAATCTGATAAAGAAATTAGCGAAGTAAAGGGTATTTCCTGCTCTACTGTGAGAAATCACCGGTATAAGCTACATGAGTATGAGAAACAAGCTAAATTATTTTTGGCTGCTATGGATCTATTCAAAAAAAAGGAGGACTTTATGAAATCGGAAGAACCATCATCTCAATTTTATGATGCCCATAAAACCGCTACAATGATTGATGATCGTTACAATGTCACTGTTGAGGAAAAGAAAAAAATGATCGCAAGATATATAGATCAAAATGGCTGCATCAAACAGTTTCCTGCTAAAGAAAAGGGAAAAATCGTAATACTAAGGGAAATTGCAAGTAACTTTTCACCAGGTATCCATTATAGTGAAATTGAAGTAAATAATGTGTTAAAAAAGATTTACAGCGATTTTCCATATATTCGGCGGTTATTAATTGAATATGGTTTTTTAGAAAGAACGGATTCTTGCTCTGAATATTGGATCAAGGAGTAA
- a CDS encoding MFS transporter, translated as MGGDRNYKKNIILLIMGRVTSKFGVAFYLIVLPLFILKSSGSLAWSGVFFTLSTVPAIIVTPLLGLFVDRFNRKNIIILCDLFTGFLYFVLFVTYNFNDYLGVLLTVTIIINIVSNIFEIASKVFFSEIVSLETIERYNGIKSFGDNAASLIAPVLGTLTFGLWGFKIILLIMVILYVTSAILEYFIQYTSCKSDVSVKSNWIKELTEGIQFVRDHKDILYLFILVMSLNFFVGGSEEIMNPGILIQKYKISDVLFGFTSTTAILGTIIAGFIIFKNRKIKLQNYMYHFILINSGLMIITGGLSIILYPLKTLYFFLFLIIQLLIGFFTTCVNVPLNSYFQIHTPLQFQGRFFALLTFSSSLFVPLGILYSGFISSIIGPDVTYIVNNMFIVLIIIIILKRGKSRLIDNTFN; from the coding sequence ATGGGGGGAGATAGGAACTATAAAAAGAATATTATTTTGTTAATTATGGGAAGAGTGACTTCTAAGTTCGGAGTGGCTTTTTACCTTATCGTTTTACCATTATTTATTTTAAAAAGCTCGGGAAGTTTAGCTTGGTCAGGTGTTTTTTTTACATTGTCTACAGTACCGGCAATAATTGTGACACCATTATTAGGATTATTCGTGGATAGGTTTAATAGGAAAAATATTATTATTTTGTGTGATCTGTTTACAGGATTCTTATATTTTGTATTATTTGTCACCTACAATTTTAATGATTATTTGGGGGTTTTATTAACCGTTACTATAATAATAAACATTGTCTCTAATATTTTTGAGATAGCATCTAAAGTATTTTTTTCAGAAATTGTTTCTTTGGAAACCATAGAAAGATATAATGGTATAAAAAGTTTTGGTGATAATGCTGCATCACTTATTGCTCCTGTATTAGGAACACTTACTTTTGGGTTATGGGGATTTAAAATAATTTTATTAATTATGGTGATTTTATATGTTACGTCTGCCATATTAGAATATTTTATACAATACACGTCGTGTAAATCTGATGTTTCTGTAAAATCCAATTGGATTAAAGAGCTCACAGAAGGAATTCAATTTGTTCGGGATCATAAGGATATTTTATATCTGTTTATTTTAGTTATGTCTTTGAATTTTTTTGTTGGTGGTAGTGAAGAAATAATGAATCCAGGAATTTTAATTCAAAAATATAAAATATCTGATGTATTATTTGGATTTACGTCTACAACAGCAATTTTAGGAACGATAATTGCGGGGTTCATCATCTTTAAAAACCGTAAAATTAAATTACAAAACTATATGTATCATTTTATTTTGATTAATAGTGGATTGATGATTATTACTGGTGGATTATCTATCATATTGTATCCTTTAAAAACTTTATATTTTTTTCTATTTCTAATAATACAGTTATTAATTGGCTTCTTTACTACATGTGTAAATGTGCCATTAAATTCTTATTTTCAAATTCATACTCCACTGCAGTTTCAAGGCCGGTTTTTTGCTTTATTAACATTTAGCTCTAGCCTGTTTGTTCCGTTAGGAATTCTTTATTCCGGTTTTATT
- the rlmD gene encoding 23S rRNA (uracil(1939)-C(5))-methyltransferase RlmD, giving the protein MKKGEIYEGIIGRFDFPDKGYIELPEGKIGIKHTLPGQKVRVMINKKRGGKVEGRVLEVLEPSKLETAENPCPHFGICGGCTYQTLPYEEQLKIKEKQVKDLIDSVCEDYVFEGIKGSPIEDGYRNKMEFSFGDEFKDGPLALGMHKRGSFYDVVTTGNCQIVNSDFTDILKAVKGYFEEKGTGFYKKMQHTGYLRHLLVRRAIKTGEILIDLVTTSQEEMDLQPLTDLLLGLSLNGTIVGILHTFNDSLADVVKNDRTDILYGQDFFFEELLGLKFKISPFSFFQTNSLGAEVLYETTRGYVGETKDKVVFDLYSGTGTIAQILAPVAKKVVGVEIVEEAVEAARENAKRNGLENCEFIAGDVLKIIDELQDKPDLIVLDPPRDGIHPKALGKIIDFGVDKLVYVSCKPTSLVRDLVVLQERGYKVEKVCCVDMFPSTANTECCVLLQRVVN; this is encoded by the coding sequence GTGAAAAAGGGTGAGATATACGAAGGTATCATAGGCCGGTTCGATTTCCCGGATAAGGGTTATATAGAACTGCCGGAAGGTAAAATAGGAATAAAGCACACATTGCCAGGACAAAAGGTTCGTGTGATGATCAATAAAAAACGAGGTGGAAAGGTAGAGGGCCGGGTTCTTGAAGTTTTAGAGCCTTCTAAGCTTGAGACCGCAGAGAATCCTTGTCCTCATTTTGGGATATGCGGCGGATGTACGTACCAGACACTTCCTTATGAGGAGCAGTTGAAGATTAAAGAGAAACAGGTTAAAGATCTGATTGACAGTGTTTGTGAGGATTATGTATTTGAAGGAATCAAGGGCAGTCCTATAGAAGATGGATATCGGAATAAGATGGAGTTTTCCTTTGGAGATGAGTTTAAGGATGGTCCTTTGGCCCTTGGCATGCATAAGAGGGGAAGCTTTTACGATGTGGTAACAACAGGTAACTGCCAGATCGTTAATTCTGATTTTACGGATATTTTAAAGGCTGTAAAGGGATATTTTGAGGAAAAAGGAACTGGATTTTATAAGAAAATGCAGCATACCGGATATTTACGCCACCTTCTGGTGCGACGTGCCATTAAGACGGGCGAGATTTTAATTGACCTGGTAACGACAAGTCAGGAAGAGATGGACTTACAGCCATTAACGGATCTTTTGCTTGGTTTGTCTTTAAATGGTACAATTGTTGGAATTCTTCATACATTTAATGATAGTCTTGCTGATGTGGTAAAGAATGACCGGACTGATATTTTATATGGACAGGATTTCTTTTTTGAGGAGCTTTTGGGACTGAAATTTAAAATTTCACCGTTTTCCTTCTTCCAGACGAATTCTCTAGGTGCAGAAGTATTGTATGAAACTACAAGAGGCTACGTTGGGGAGACAAAGGATAAGGTGGTATTTGACTTATACAGCGGAACTGGTACCATTGCTCAGATTCTGGCTCCTGTAGCTAAAAAGGTAGTGGGTGTTGAGATTGTTGAAGAGGCTGTAGAGGCAGCAAGGGAGAATGCGAAGCGTAACGGGCTTGAGAACTGTGAATTCATTGCTGGTGATGTATTAAAGATTATTGATGAGTTACAGGACAAGCCTGACTTGATTGTGCTTGATCCTCCTAGAGATGGGATACATCCAAAAGCATTAGGCAAGATTATTGATTTTGGAGTGGATAAGCTGGTTTATGTTTCTTGTAAGCCTACCAGCCTTGTGAGGGATTTGGTGGTGTTACAGGAGAGAGGTTATAAGGTGGAGAAGGTTTGTTGTGTGGACATGTTTCCTTCAACAGCGAATACAGAATGTTGCGTTCTGTTGCAGCGGGTGGTAAATTAG
- a CDS encoding glycoside-pentoside-hexuronide (GPH):cation symporter, with amino-acid sequence MNTIEKDMKKSLWRQRIGYGSSDFACNLIWQVISLYLLYFYTDVMHLKAAAVSVMFLVTKVFDGFIDLAVGFMIDRTNTKWGKSRPWIFAGAIPFAVTAVLAFSVPDISQKGMLIYAYVTFILLSVAYTMVNIPMASILPALTADPRERTNLATSRIFFSCIGSTVVSAFTLKLVDRLGGGNEAVGFRIVMLIFGVVGCLVFFFCFFNTKERIRISEEKVSIKAILSCLIHNKPWLLFAANIIWFFGGFVIQAGAIIFYFTYNLDNKELSSVAATITTLIPVVTNLCVPFLSRLTTKRNLMIVGSVLHGAGLVVVFIGGSFIPVVLLGVVVAALGYGLKGSMHFAIQPDPVDYGEWKSGINISGTLSAVNGFIGKVGMAVASSVAAAMLAASGYVANAPVQSASALNAISAMYIWIPIAANVLTIVTFLFYDLDKKLPDINRELEARRKEN; translated from the coding sequence ATGAATACGATAGAAAAAGATATGAAAAAAAGTCTATGGCGCCAGCGAATCGGATATGGTTCTTCCGACTTTGCATGCAATTTGATTTGGCAGGTTATTTCCTTATACCTGTTGTATTTTTACACCGATGTCATGCATCTCAAAGCCGCAGCGGTAAGCGTGATGTTTTTGGTAACGAAAGTTTTTGATGGTTTTATTGATTTGGCTGTGGGTTTCATGATTGACAGGACAAACACGAAGTGGGGGAAATCAAGGCCTTGGATCTTCGCAGGTGCCATTCCTTTTGCAGTTACAGCAGTTCTGGCATTCAGCGTACCGGATATATCTCAGAAAGGAATGCTGATTTATGCTTATGTAACCTTTATTTTGTTGTCTGTGGCGTACACAATGGTAAATATCCCCATGGCATCTATCTTACCGGCATTAACAGCAGATCCCAGAGAAAGAACTAACCTGGCAACCAGCCGTATCTTTTTTTCCTGTATAGGCTCAACTGTGGTGTCCGCATTTACCCTTAAATTGGTGGATCGATTGGGAGGGGGAAATGAAGCCGTGGGTTTTCGGATTGTAATGCTGATATTCGGTGTCGTAGGCTGTCTGGTATTCTTTTTCTGCTTTTTTAATACAAAAGAAAGAATACGGATCAGTGAGGAGAAAGTAAGTATAAAAGCAATCTTAAGCTGTTTGATACATAATAAACCGTGGCTGCTCTTTGCAGCAAACATTATCTGGTTTTTTGGCGGATTTGTGATTCAGGCGGGAGCAATCATATTCTACTTTACCTATAATCTGGATAATAAAGAGCTTTCCAGTGTTGCTGCTACCATTACAACCCTGATACCAGTGGTGACAAATCTTTGTGTTCCATTTTTATCCCGTTTGACTACAAAAAGAAATTTAATGATCGTAGGATCTGTATTACATGGTGCTGGATTGGTGGTGGTTTTTATTGGAGGCAGTTTCATTCCGGTCGTGCTTTTGGGAGTGGTGGTTGCAGCTCTTGGCTATGGTCTAAAAGGAAGTATGCATTTTGCAATTCAGCCAGATCCTGTCGACTATGGGGAATGGAAATCCGGGATTAATATCTCAGGAACATTATCTGCGGTGAACGGCTTTATCGGTAAGGTAGGAATGGCAGTTGCAAGCTCCGTTGCAGCCGCAATGCTGGCTGCAAGTGGCTATGTTGCCAACGCCCCGGTACAGTCTGCTTCTGCGTTAAATGCAATCAGTGCAATGTATATCTGGATTCCAATTGCAGCAAATGTATTAACAATTGTAACATTTTTATTCTATGACTTAGATAAGAAGCTGCCAGATATTAACAGAGAGCTGGAAGCAAGAAGAAAAGAAAATTAG
- a CDS encoding B12-binding domain-containing radical SAM protein produces MKKLLIFPPGWTPVGPYLALPILKSYLKEREDIDVSIVDLNIEFYDEMLSAERVNKSLDIITREKSLKGRDQLTFDLVKESALKIELAKSIIRGKEYYDLQKRDYAENIIKNSLFLISKSIDGCTIDLNKIDLKYGYKQTNDIMQVIDNSDINPFIEFYKKGIIERINKEKIEFIGISISGSYQLISALTLCLLIKKSCNSVKHISLGGNYITRLAIHNFTNRHPFYKYFDSIMLYDGEAVLPQLINAVENGDTLEGINNLYYIREKNEICKNNIVATSIVNDTVPDFDGFQLDKYLMPELVLPIYTSRQCFNKCAFCTIPSATSGRYRTIPVVKVLQNMKELNSKYHSRIFSFVDETFEASRMVELAEMINEEQLDFYWHGETRFSPTLTEENCNAIYKSGCRQIQFGLESYNQRVLDKMKKNVKIQWIDMNIRNCLKSGIPVHLFFMVGFPTETEAEALNSINYTTMILNESKNKYKVPYSSRGFQEFGLDIGSDVWYYPEKYSINKIYRDGRGDLSTNVSFDIMEGLSTEESIKLVSKHQFEHQSDKLFTQYMLLPERLHVSEVKWILDSVNKTEYHSVKTKLMYDIRNESKDLYINLDEHVSFQEANHYDLALDKRFVLYNSMNHQIFYLDDKYQTILEQLSEGISVQELLTGSQGELLDEINKMIYFNFLNISNKSHKDQYLIDYESTDCILNDQFVVKEANDAGGIYLLNLITYDMCKINKLSFLLLDYFKKRHSLECLKAELKKNDFGFKGKDLRNLFSIMLDSKILIPLE; encoded by the coding sequence ATGAAAAAACTGCTTATTTTTCCTCCTGGCTGGACGCCTGTAGGGCCTTACTTAGCATTACCTATCTTAAAATCATACCTAAAAGAGCGAGAAGATATAGATGTAAGCATTGTCGATTTAAATATTGAATTTTATGATGAAATGTTATCTGCAGAACGAGTAAATAAATCATTGGATATAATCACACGTGAAAAGTCATTAAAAGGCAGAGATCAATTAACCTTTGATTTAGTTAAGGAGTCCGCACTAAAAATTGAGCTTGCAAAATCAATTATCAGAGGAAAAGAATATTATGATTTGCAAAAGCGGGATTATGCTGAAAATATAATAAAAAACAGCTTGTTTTTAATTAGCAAGTCCATAGACGGCTGTACCATTGACTTAAATAAAATAGATTTGAAGTATGGTTATAAGCAAACCAATGATATTATGCAAGTAATTGATAACAGTGATATCAATCCTTTTATTGAGTTTTATAAAAAAGGGATCATTGAGAGAATTAACAAAGAAAAAATTGAATTCATAGGAATTTCAATTAGTGGGTCGTATCAACTCATTTCGGCGTTAACGTTATGTTTGCTGATTAAAAAAAGCTGTAATAGCGTCAAGCATATATCACTTGGAGGTAATTACATAACCAGGTTGGCAATACATAATTTTACGAATCGTCATCCATTTTATAAATATTTTGATTCTATTATGCTATACGATGGAGAGGCAGTTCTTCCACAATTAATAAATGCGGTTGAGAACGGTGATACCTTAGAGGGTATCAATAATTTATATTATATCCGTGAGAAAAATGAAATCTGTAAGAATAATATAGTGGCAACGTCTATTGTCAATGATACAGTGCCTGATTTTGACGGGTTTCAATTGGATAAATATTTAATGCCGGAATTAGTGCTGCCAATATATACTAGCAGACAATGTTTTAACAAATGTGCTTTTTGTACAATTCCAAGTGCAACCAGTGGGAGATATCGTACCATACCAGTGGTGAAGGTCCTACAAAATATGAAAGAGCTTAATTCCAAATATCATTCACGTATTTTTTCTTTTGTCGATGAAACGTTTGAAGCAAGTAGAATGGTTGAACTGGCAGAAATGATAAATGAAGAGCAGTTGGATTTCTATTGGCATGGTGAGACACGATTTAGTCCAACATTGACAGAAGAAAATTGTAATGCGATATATAAAAGCGGTTGTAGACAAATTCAATTTGGACTGGAATCATACAATCAACGCGTGCTCGATAAGATGAAGAAGAATGTAAAAATCCAATGGATTGATATGAATATACGTAATTGTTTAAAGAGCGGTATACCGGTACATCTATTCTTTATGGTTGGCTTTCCTACGGAAACAGAAGCGGAAGCTTTGAATTCAATCAACTATACTACTATGATTTTGAATGAATCAAAAAATAAGTATAAAGTTCCCTATTCATCAAGGGGCTTTCAAGAGTTTGGTTTAGATATAGGCTCTGATGTATGGTATTATCCTGAAAAATATAGCATTAATAAAATATACCGTGATGGCCGGGGGGATTTATCTACCAATGTTTCCTTTGATATTATGGAAGGTCTATCAACAGAAGAGAGCATAAAATTAGTAAGCAAACATCAATTCGAGCATCAATCTGATAAATTATTTACCCAGTATATGCTTTTACCTGAAAGATTGCATGTATCAGAAGTAAAATGGATACTGGATTCTGTAAACAAGACCGAATATCATAGTGTAAAGACGAAATTAATGTATGATATACGTAATGAAAGTAAAGATTTGTATATTAATTTAGATGAGCATGTTAGTTTTCAAGAAGCCAATCATTATGATTTGGCGTTAGACAAGAGGTTTGTGTTATACAATAGTATGAATCACCAAATTTTTTATCTGGATGATAAATATCAAACTATACTAGAACAATTGAGTGAGGGAATATCCGTACAGGAGCTATTAACTGGTTCACAGGGGGAACTGTTGGATGAAATTAATAAAATGATATATTTCAATTTCCTTAATATCAGCAATAAGAGTCATAAAGATCAGTACTTGATAGATTATGAAAGTACTGATTGTATATTAAATGATCAATTTGTTGTTAAAGAAGCTAATGACGCTGGTGGCATTTATCTATTAAATCTAATTACATACGATATGTGTAAAATCAACAAACTCTCCTTTTTATTATTGGATTATTTCAAGAAGAGACATTCGCTGGAATGCTTAAAGGCAGAGTTAAAGAAAAATGATTTTGGTTTTAAAGGCAAAGATCTGAGAAATCTATTTTCAATCATGCTTGATTCAAAGATCTTAATACCTTTAGAATAA